In Vanrija pseudolonga chromosome 4, complete sequence, a single window of DNA contains:
- the STL1_1 gene encoding Sugar transporter STL1, whose amino-acid sequence MGFGPNNDLAIERSSAGGLVKYGGLNGQALLVAIVATGTCGFSLFGYDQGLMSGIIGAKTFNDEFPATRTVGANDVYHSTIQGSVTACYEVGCFFGAMFAYFFGDRLGRRRMMLLGCIVMIIGTVITVTAFGPGNPRGSVGGFVQFIIGRVITGLGNGANTATIPSWIAETSKAHNRGFLICLEGSTVAVGTVIAYWMDFGLSYVDSSVNWRFPIAFQIFFALIVVAGVLVLPESPRWLMAKGYPDEALRVLAALRAESPTDEGALLEKEQMASSIEAQARAASNKKSDILKGGKQNHRVRALVGASTQLFQQIGGCNAVIYYSTILFEKSIKLTGKLPLILGGVLAVIYMLFAFLSFTLVEKVGRRNLFLVGTVGQGAAMLITWACLFPNRSLPKDADGNWEALAPKGGAVGLYLFIAFFGATWLPLPWLYPAELNAMAVRTEANAISTMTNWISNFLVVQVLPTMVASIGHWTFFLFFAANVCFLPFIYLWYPETAGRTLEEIDVLYAQAHFEHKRVVKVAAEVPKLSDQQIQILTDRYDIHGSTGGLEAGEVDTSIPSASSDAGHEKAHVEESSEDPSPTQTRVGSVDHGNEK is encoded by the exons ATGGGATTCGGACCAAACAACGACCTCGCGATCGAACGCtcctccgccggcggcctcgtcaagTACGGCGGGCTCAACGGCcaggccctcctcgtcgccataGTGGCTACTGGCACCTGTGGCTTCTCTTTGTTCGGCTATG ACCAGGGCCTCATGAGTGGTATCATCGGGGCCAAGACGTTCAACGACGAGTTCCCCGCCACACGCACCGTGGGCGCCAACGACGTGTACCACTCTACGATCCAGGGCTCGGTGACGGCATGCTACGAGGTCGGATGCTTCTTCGGCGCCATGTTCGCCTACTTCTTCGGCGAccgcctcggacgccgccgcatgATGCTGCTCGGCTGTATCGTCATGATCATCGGCACCGTCATCACCGTCACGGCCTTTGGGCCGGGTAACCCgcgcggcagcgtcggcggcttcgTGCAGTTCATCATTGGCCGTGTGATCACGGGGTTGGGTAACGGCGCCAACACGGCCACTATCCCCTCGTGGATCGCCGAGACCTCCAAGGCGCACAACCGTGGCTTCCTCATCTGTCTCGAGGGCTCCACGGTCGCAGTGGGCACAGTCATTGCCTACTGGATGGACTTTGGCCTCTCGTACGTCGACTCGAGCGTCAACTGGCGCTTCCCGATCGCCTTCCAGATCTTCTTCgccctcatcgtcgtcgctggcgtgctcgtcctccccgAGTCGCCACGCTGGCTCATGGCAAAGGGATACCCTGATGAGGCACTGCGTGTGCTTGCGGCActccgcgccgagtcgcccaCCGACGAAGGTGCCCTGCTTGAGAAGGAGCAGATGGCGTCGTCGATCGAGGCGcaggcccgcgccgcgtccaaCAAGAAGTCGGACATCctcaagggcggcaagcAGAACCACCGTGTTCGTGCCCTCGTTGGCGCTTCGACCCAGCTCTTCCAGCAGATTGGAGGCTGCAACGCCGTCATCTACTAC TCCACCATCCTCTTCGAGAAGTCGATCAAGCTCACCGGCAAGCTCcccctcatcctcggcggtgTCCTCGCGGTCATCTACATGCTCTTCGCCTTCCTCTCCTTCACGCTCGTCGAGAAGGTCGGCCGCCGTaacctcttcctcgtcggaACCGTGGGCCAGGGCGCCGCCATGCTCATCACCTGGGCGTGTCTCTTCCCGAACCGCTCGCTCCCCAAGGACGCCGATGGCAACTgggaggcgctcgcgcccaagggcggcgccgtcggcctgtACCTCTTCATCGCCTTCTTCGGCGCCACGTggctccccctcccctggCTCTACCCCGCCGAGCTGAACGCCATGGCCGTCCGTACCGAGGCCAACGCCATCTCGACCATGACCAACTGGATCTCCAACTTCCTCGTCGTGCAGGTCCTCCCGACCATGGTCGCGTCCATCGGCCACTGGaccttcttcctcttcttcgccGCCAACGTTTGCTTCCTCCCCTTCATCTACCTCTGGTACCCCGAGACCGCTGGCCGCACGCTCGAAGAGATCGACGTGCTCTATGCCCAGGCACACTTCGAGCACAAGCGCGTCGTCAAGGTCGCTGCCGAGGTGCCCAAGCTCTCGGACCAGCAGATCCAAATCCTGACCGACCGCTACGACATCCACGGCTCCACTGGtggcctcgaggccggcgaggtcgacacgAGCATCCCCTCTGCCTCGTCGGACGCCGGACACGAGAAGGCTCACGTTGAGGAGTCGTCCGAGGATCCGTCACCCACCCAGACTCGTGTCGGCTCGGTCGACCACGGCAACGAGAAGTAA
- the MNS1_0 gene encoding Mannosyl-oligosaccharide 1,2-alpha-mannosidase MNS1, with product MAAYHDLERRFVGLAPRAPRRLKVLLGFAVLIALSLFLWPRDSSDALDTLAQQSLDGFEDLDVAFARADVLAANPGRLDVSDNSRVQVRIKDAGYVVDENGDHFYPGVHRPVAPLDPGVAVDPADAFPDIDAATHLVPPPEDAAFPAELERNISLRADPDAVELIMASIVIPPDAFSVTWEAPDFEEKTGGASRRVQWAGFDGAHESDAEKAVREARRDAVRRGFIHTWQAYKDYAWGHDEVRPVSRTPSDPFNGWGATIIDSLDTLLLMGLSAEYDLCRPHVNQLNMHWLNGRDWSTAYRTRANVSVPREIVQLPTFETNIRYLGGLISAYDLSGDALMLERALDLAKILARSFNTASGLPASRIDPGHTSAYWTGSVSLAEAGSLSLEFSRLSLITKDPQWFDLTHRATEFIKKGPAVRSDHPPLITGNFVPDQKGGLYGSYAFGGLADSYYEYLIKVGQLLSGRAVAKLYTDLYAASIDTARKTLYGDVSIPGLDEQLMIIGKRAWRQPLLHELEHLTCFAGGMLGLGARLLNRDQDLDDGQRVASTCYWVSKATGTGVQPESVIFYPANDTTRETLLTIDGERYDAARQQAGIGSSKVFDHEPTEPRTEPIKYYRHLQGYPPGVKFSSPRYIGRPETIESVFYMYRLTGDKKWQERGWRMFTSWAAAARAKGGMASVLNAVHPPARHTDNMESFVLAETFKYHFLLQSAPDVLSLDEWVFNTEAHPFIIGERAPGSSGLWKGGNGEELGARGAGTDAQKWNRLMNLERFGP from the exons ATGGCGGCATaccacgacctcgagcggcgCTTTGTTGGgctcgcaccgcgcgcgccgaggcgactCAAAGTGCTCCTCGGATTCGCGGTGCTGATCGCGCTCTCGCTCTTCCTCTGGCCACGGGACAGCTCTGACGCGCTCGATACGTTGGCCCAGCAATCGCTCGACGGGTTCGAAGACCTCGATGTGGCCTTTGCGCGGGCCGACGTGCTGGCCGCCAACCCTGGCCGCCTCGATGTCAGCGATAACAGCCGAGTTCAAGTACGCATCAAAGACGCGGGGTACGTTGTCGATGAGAACGGCGACCACTTCTACCCCGGCGTCCATCGCCCCGTGGCCCCACTCGACCCGGGCGTGGCTGTCGACCCGGCCGATGCGTTTCCCGACATTGACGCCGCGACGCACCTCGTGCCCCcgcccgaggacgccgccttccccgccgagctggagcgcaaCATCTCCCTCAGGGCCGACCcggacgccgtcgagctcatcaTGGCGAGCATTGTCATCCCGCCAGACGCGTTCTCAGTCACTTGGGAAGCACCTGATTTCGAGGAGAAGACGGGTGGTGCCAGCCGCCGGGTTCAGTGGGCCGGGTTCGACGGGGCGCACGAGAGCGACGCGGAGAAGGCAGTGAGGGaggctcggcgcgacgccgtgcgTCGCGGGTTTATCCACACATGGCAGGCGTACAAGGACTATGCGTGGG gccacgacgaggtgcggcCAGTGTCGCGCACACCATCGGACCCCTTCAACGGGTGGGGTGCGACCATCATCGACTCGCTTGACACGCTCCTACTCATGGGCCTTAGTGCAGAGTACGACCTGTGCCGGCCACATGTGAACCAGCTCAACATGCACTGGCTCAACGGGCGCGACTGGTCTACAGCATACCGAACGCGGGCGAATGTGTCGGTCCCGCGCGAGATTGTCCAGCTGCCGACATTCGAGACGAACATTCGGTACCTTGGCGGCCTGATAAGCGCGTACGACCTGTCAGGTGACGCGTTgatgctcgagcgcgcgctcgacctcgccaagaTCCTCGCACGGTCATTCaacacggcgtcggggcTGCCAGCGTCCCGCATCGACCCAGGGCACACAAGCGCGTACTGGACAGGAAGTGTCTCTCTTGCCGAAGCCGGCTCACTCAGCCTCGAGTTTTCGCGCCTCAGCCTGATCACGAAAGACCCACAATGGTTCGACCTCACACACCGCGCGACAGAGTTCATCAAGAAGGGCCCGGCAGTCAGATCAGACCACCCGCCACTCATCACAGGCAACTTTGTGCCTGATCAGAAGGGCGGGTTGTATGGTTCCTATGCGTTTGGCGGGCTCGCCGACTCGTACTACGAGTACCTAATCAAAGTAGGGCAGCTGTTGTCCGGTCGCGCAGTGGCGAAATTGTACACAGACCTGTACGCCGCGAgcatcgacacggcgcggaAGACGCTGTATGGCGACGTGTCTATCCCggggctcgacgagcagctgaTGATCATTGGCAAGCGCGCGTGGCGCCAGCCACTCttgcacgagctcgagcactTGACGTGTttcgccggcggcatgctTGGCCTCGGTGCAAGACTTCTCAACCGTGACCAGGATCTAGACGACGGCCAGCGCGTCGCTTCGACGTGTTACTGGGTGTCGAAGGCGACGGGCACGGGGGTACAGCCTGAGTCGGTGATCTTCTACCCGGCAAACGACACGACCAGGGAAACGCTCTTGACGATCGATGGAGAGCGGTACGACGCTGCGCGACAGCAAGCAGGTATTGGCAGCTCCAAGGTGTTTGACCACGAGCCAACAGAGCCACGCACAGAGCCGATAAAGTACTACCGCCACCTGCAGGGATACCCACCAGGTGTCAAGTTCTCGTCCCCGCGGTACATCGGCCGGCCGGAGACGATCGAGTCGGTCTTCTACATGTACCGCCTGACGGGCGACAAGAAGTGGCAAGAGCGCGGCTGGCGAATGTTCACCTCGtgggcagctgctgcgcgtgcaAAGGGCGGAATGGCGAGCGTTCTCAACGCCGTCCATCCGCCGGCGAGACACACAGACAACATGGAGAGCTTTGTGCTCGCCGAGACTTTCAAATACCACTTTCTCCTGCAGAGTGCGCCGGATgtgctctcgctcgacgagtgggTGTTCAACACTG AGGCGCACCCTTTCATCATCGGCGAGAGGGCACCCGGTTCGTCGGGTCTCTGGAAGGGCGGGAATGGTGAGGAGCTGGGGGcacgcggcgccggcaccgacgcgcaGAAGTGGAATCGGCTGATGAACCTCGAGCGGTTCGGTCCATAG
- the prr-5_1 gene encoding pH-response regulator protein palI/prr-5, with protein MGVGGGLQMFLLFAATAILLVLTLSTPVIKGLKFMEIQTSATTLRLGVLGYCNSRGCSSKHIGYDLSAALRAATNYNNVKDSYTPLTKSLVMVPISCGITGVAFLIALFSQKMGYCVSGLISLFAFVSTLVALICESVLFAALRDDLRKHTNARVSNFGIAHWLLVAATACVFLCPLLGMIECCTARSRSQKSKDGQVYDPVQPAGYGYNMPLAAYPPQPQHSGHNA; from the exons ATGGGCGTCGGAGGCGGCTTACAAATGTTCCTGCTGTTCGCAGCTACTGCGATTCTACTGGTCTTGACTC TGTCAACACCTGTCATCAAGGGGTTGAAGTTTATGGAGATCCAAACCTCCGCAACAACACTAAGGCTCGGTGTCCTGGGATACTGCAACTCGAGAGGATGCAGTTCCAAGCACATCGGGTACGATCTGTCTGCCGCCCTTCGCGCGGCCACGAACTACAACAACGTCAAGGACTCCTACACGCCCCTCACCAAGTCGCTTGTCATGGTGCCTATTTCATGTG GCATCACGGGCGTCGCATTCCTCATCGCTCTCTTCTCCCAGAAGATGGGATACTGCGTCTCGGGCCTGATCTCCCTCTTCGCCTTCGTCTCCACCCTCGTGGCGCTCATCTGCGAGTCGGTCCTCTTCGCCGCCCTGCGGGACGACCTGCGCAAGCACACCAATGCGCGCGTGTCCAACTTTGGCATTGCGCAttggctcctcgtcgctgccaccGCGTGCGTCTTCCTCTGCCCCCTCCTCGGCATGATCGAGTGCTGTACCGCCCGCTCGCGGTCGCAGAAGTCCAAGGATGGCCAGGTGTACGACCCCGTCCAGCCGGCAGGGTATGGGTACAACATGCCCCTGGCGGCGTACcctcctcagcctcagcACAGTGGCCACAACGCGTAG